A segment of the Crassostrea angulata isolate pt1a10 chromosome 10, ASM2561291v2, whole genome shotgun sequence genome:
ATAAAATGACCGGAGCGCAAAaataagtactcgcgtaaaataaggaatctagaGTACAAGTTGttcatgttatttttaaatcaaatattccaTCTCTTCCCAAAGTAAGAATGTAAGTAAGGATGTCTGTATAGGTTTCttgtaacatttcaaaattaaccttggaaattaaaataaataaaaaaatcttaattaggccaaaaaaaaatttttggccTTACAATATATGCTGTTCCATCCTTTTCATTTAATGTTAAATGCtgatattaaaatgtatatatattgagCAAGATGCTTAAAAACAGTGGTACAAAGATTAGATAATGTCCCATAAACTCCACAGGAGTTAAATCAAAGCGATAACAAATGAATAACTAATGATTCTCTAAAATTGAAGGGCAATTAACACATGCATGGTATTGAAAAAATTTAGATAACATGTTTACAACTTGACCTGTCTGTGACAATGGATCGTAACTGACCTGCCATTAAATGACGTCTGTTGCGTACACGTACACTTAATATTTTGACCCACTTTATCagcaatcaaagtactgaagtactgatgggagttgattttatcaattattatttattcaaaatcaacgatatgtgaagccaagcgtctggttgaacaagactacattgaactctagcataggaatacatacgactttaaaaaatatataaaatttaaaatcttattattttcatggtattgataaataagttttcttgaaaaacaatgtttcagaatacatagcatcgaatttatcgattattttcaagaactaagtgttgtcagcggtattgatttgtgcttaggtccaaacactgtttcactttcgctttgcccgagtaagtgcataggagagttgattaaaatcaactcccaaaaaggaaTGATGCTTGAGACAAAGAACTCTACAGTACCTCTAAATATATCTCAATGTGATGTCCATGGCTCATTATCATTATGTTCAccttttttcaacctttttttGCAAACTCTAAGTCTAGTCATGCAGGTTTTTAATAGATAACCAAATTCAGCCAAATTGTCAAAAATGATACATGAGGAGTGTGTTTACCATTTCTGTCTCCAACGAAGGTCATAAAACAGTGGCCGATGTGAGCCGAGTAGTCCACGGCTAGACCAATGGCTATCACAAGGTTGATGCAGGACACAATGTTGATGGAGAGGCCCCACAGGTGCATGATACCCGCCACATCAACCTACAAAAGGAACTTTCAACTGTCATAAAATGAAAGAACAAGTGAGCAAGGTCACATGCCCCACACTCCCCCATTACTTGACAATGCTACACAAAGGAACGACGGATAACAGAATAATTACATAGAGGAGCATAATTCCCATAAAATTAGGACATAAAGATAAATGTGCACATctatattttttgtctttaataacAAACAAATTCTAAATTCAGAAATGCCAAAGATTCCattcaaaatttatgaaatcTGATTTCCTTGTAATATGCACACCTACACATTGCACTCTGAATCGCTAAAAAGTTTCAACAAATTCTATGCAGCAGTTTAAAAGCAGTTGCGCAGACGAACTGCTCATTTCTACATTCAAAATATGTAGATGTATATGGCAAAAGGGGCAAAAAattgatttccaaaaaaatttaatggaATTTGAATTTCCTGGTGATATTTGCACCTGCACATCGTGTCCTTAATCATAATAATTTAAGTGTGAAATTTTGTGCAGCACTTAAAGAGGAGTTGTGCTGACAGAAACACTAAACAGGATTGACAGACTGACTGACTGAATGATGGATgggtaaaaaatattatacccCTGCAACTTGTTGCAAGGGGTATAATAAGCTCATAAGAGagttagggggggggggagggtaaTCAGTTACAAAAAAGACATCTGTTACCAGGGTCATGATGACACAGGAGAAGACAAGCAGGCTGGTCCACAGGTTGGCTATCAGGACCAGAGTGACCACAAACACACAGGCCGCCGCCAGTCCCAAGTTACGGAACAGTTCATTCTTGATCACCTACAAAgagtaatcaaagtactgaagtactgacggatGTTGTTGGGACTCATTatccgtttaaaaaaaaaaaaattaacgataATTATGAATCATCAGGCTTTTCCAACGAAACCTCCAAGCTATAGATtggaaaaccccatatgaatcatgttgtgtaatatctaaaaataatattaacacTATCAAACTCTATGATACATATGTatcagtaattgaaatatttggggATACCTGGTAATtgtatccaagcaatattgaactttggtgtaggaatacatacgaccacaaaaaatatctaaattgtttgtaccatttaaaatctgactaagTTTCCTTGAATAACAATGCTTCTCAATACATAACATTgaatttatatatcattttcaagtaccaagtcttgtcagcggtgatgattcaattgtgcttaggtccaaacactgtttcacttttgtTTTTTCGGAGTAAATGCATAGTggaattgattaaaattaacccccccccctaaaaaagaTTAACAATTTTGTGTAGCTTGAAACAACAGGtcatgatttatacatgtaaatatacttcTGAAGACCTATGAAGTCAAAAAAAACGGAAgaagaacaaaaaaatacaaaaaataaataatgactttgtgtAGCTCAAAAGTCATGATTTACATACCCAATTTAAAATCTATCCCTATGCTTATTAaatctatgcttaaaattagaggatcaacttttaaaaacatacaCTTACATTGTATTCAAATgaagtaaatttaatttctctaAACTTGACAATTGGGGAAAACTGTTAACTTACATTCTtgacttttggtttttttttcaaatgttataatattaAAGATGAAGATACTCGTTGTTAAATCAGagtatgaaattatttttttttaatactgtaAGGTGtgtataaaacacattttttttttggccaaaatttgatcaaaagtggggCTACATATCATACATAGGAACaaaattttactcatttttttttcagagcacATTTCTGAATACTGCGGGAGTATTACTAATGATATCTCATGTTATGCGAGTTGTATGAGTGTATAATGTATACTTAACATCAAAAATATCTTCATTAATATTAAATCTATTTCCAAGTATTAGAATATTAATCCTCTCAGACATGTATTCGCCATTTCATAACCAGCCACCTGCTGACTACACGTGGTTCGAAGCATGCACAGAAGCAGTGTCagaagcatgcacctgtctcgtaTCCGACTTCAAAGTTTATTAGGGTGCAGGAAGACTATcaataattatgatttaattaaCTTATTTACTTTGTCCAATTATACAGTTAAATggtattgttttacatagacactgtcaAAAATAGATCGATCATTTTTATGACTTAATAATGACAATATATGGCATAAAAACCTTTCATTCTAATATCAATTTAACAACAATCAAAAAACTTTTTGCTGTTTTGGTTTAGATCTGCCGATGTTATTACTTTTTAACACAATggctttttcaaaaattttgtttgaatttttttttacaaaggaacAGCAGTTTTTTCCAGCATTTTACACCCAACTTTGGAGGTGTGTATTACACACAGGTGCGTGCTATACACGAGACTTACGATgtaaacatataatatataagcATGTTTATCATTGGAAATCAGAGTGTTAATTACGATGTTGAATCAGTGCATTCTGACGTCTGTAACTCATTATGTACTCTTTAAATACAATTGCTCTCAACATCTACAGATCCATTAAATATTTACTAAAAATATCTATTAATTATCTAATGATTCACGTAGAGTAAATGTTTTCAACAATCTCCTTCCAAATTTAGCATTTTGGATGTATTTAATTCCCAGGTGTAGACCATCAAAAGTTTAgaaacatgataaaaataaatgtttctcCATTTGGTATCTTACCTTATTAGTCTgccattgtaaataaaatctaGCATATGGGAAACACTCAGACTCTGAGAAAATCCCTTTCACCAAATCAACAACAGAGTCCATAGCAACGATTTCTTCAGCGGCCGTATCAAAGGAAATGTGCTGATATGGTATGTTGGTCGTCTAAAAAACAAAGTCTCAGAGATGACCACTTGCAGTTCATAAATGCTACATACATGAAATTGTTAACATTCACGAGGTGTTAGTtttcgcaattttttttttacaatgtaatgGAATGTGATCACGGAATCAAATAGGTTTTCCCTCTATTGATAGTTCTCATTAGTGAAGCTGCATTTACAGATATcaataagaaataagaaaatgaaaaaaatatgcaattatGGATGTTATCAATGATACTTTTGATTCTCTTTCACTGAAGATCACTTATCATCCACAGTAACACGAACATACTGGCTCTTTCATAGATTAATGCCAGATAATTAAGTACCCAAGAGGATTTTTCAGTTCTACTGGTACCTGTAGTTTagtacatattacatgtacttacaccAATATCTAAAGTTCCTGTgctgtttaaaaacttaataTACCGCGCATGCCGCTTGCCAGTTACTTCAGTGGTAACAAAGGTATACAAGAGGTCTGCAAAGTCATTCGCTGAGTTTGGATAGTTGTCTACAAGacaatattaaaagaattaaGTAAAAGAACTTGTCAGTCATTAGAACTTGCTTATGATCCTTTatgtaattcaaataaaaatactttcaaACCAACCCAACAAAATGCTATGTAATTCTGATTTAGGCAGCCAGATCATCATTCTAGTTTCATTATTTCTAAGGTAAAATTTGAGATAGTTGAGTTTATCTACATTAATTATTGTATCACATTCTTTGCAGGGTATGGTATGAGGTAAAGCTGCACCTCATATCttcaaaaacacaattttaataaatctgGTGGTAATtgaaattactgtaaattcttAATTAAACGCCAGAGATTAATATCCATTTAAAATTGCAAGAAGCACAtctcagattttaaaatcttgcttttatttttcagacaaatGTAAACTGTTTGGAATCATGATTAAAATTTGGCGTTCgggattttatattctcgtgatttgatgcaaaaccgtggaattaagtactcgtgtaaaataaaggaatctGCAGTgatcaacaacaaaacaaatccATAGATAATGAAGTATTTACTTGTTGTCTTTCCCGAGGCTGCTGCGGGGCTTCCATCCAACCAGTCTGTGTAGGATTTGAACCAGCTGTCCACTGAACCATTAGTGATGTACTGATTGGAGGACAAGGTGGTGTTTAAAAGTTCAAATCTAGACCTAGATCCATGGTAGTCAATATTCTCTGAAGAAATAAAGTTAAAACagacatttatacatgtatactttacatttttaaaaaaaatttggtttaaaaaacttttaccCATTgataattctaatatacaaaagttttaatgttttaaaaatgtgtacatAATGACACTTATAATGACATGGATAAGAAAGTCAATAAATAATCATTTACActtcaaaatggtttttaattttaaaacacttattatattgaataaaaaaaaaatactgtggATTCATAAGAATTAACAGTGGCTCCATTTTCAAGGATCCCATGAGTAATTTTCTCTCCCATGAAAGGAAATCCACAACTAGTCATGAAACACAGTCTTTTCACAAACACTTACACGAGAATTCACACAATTAAGTTGAGAATCCAAAAGTTTTGGCCcatatgaatttaaatgattccacgtTATAACATTGTCCCCACTTACTGCAGTAGACGCCACCAATGGCTCCCCCTCCCGGGAAATATTTGTCCTTCATCTCATTGAATTCGTGTGCATAGGAGTCGGACGGGAAGAACCAGTTGTCGTTGTAGTCTTGTTTGAGGTTGACGAATCCCCAGATGTTCAGTCCCAATAAACCCACGCTGATCACCACAACCACTATctacaatcaaagtactgagattACAGACAGGCCGAAGCTCGTCATGATGTGTTCACATAGCAACTTCATCCCTGCTTACACAAAGTCACTGTCTTAACATGCTTTATTAAAATTGAACTTCAACCATATAAATATTCACCTTAACAGGTAGTTTCAATATGAGTTTGGAGTAGTATTTGCGTAGGAATATGTTGAAGTTGTTCCTCTGACTGCATTTGTTGGGTTTGTAATCTGGCTTGTGCTTATAACAACAGATGCAGGCGTTTCGGCCCTGCTCAGTTCTCTGTATGTCAAGTGTGAAGCAAGCCAGAAAGAAGGTGATGGACAGGGAAAACAGACCAAGGATACCAAGGCAGGAGAAAATGCAGAATGATTTTAAAGCTGGTAAAGTCTGCAAAATATCATTATAATGAtacaaattatacatatatcattgtTCATGCAATAATAAGTGATGCATAAAAGTAAGAATATGTATATAATCCAATAGAGTTTTAACTTAAATTACTTAAGCTTACAATTTTActatagttttcaaaaatttcaaaaatggcacattagTATGagctacatattattaaatttacgTAATGTATATAGGGTTATTCTAGCTCCATGTAATTTTTACCCTTTTACACTTGCAGTTttgccccatcttgaattcacccagacacaggtacatttaaagaaagataatttgagacattggatTTCGTCCAGTCTTAAATATGCCCAATGACAACAATGGcaaataaaacgggggcaaatatttccctgtatacagtagtacATTATTATTGATTTTGTGTCAGTTCACAAGATTTTTAGCTTGAAAAGCCTAATTGACACTTGAAAATCGACACTCACAGTTGTTGCCCCAATTCCAAAAGCCAGGATATCAGTGACCGAGGTGACCAGAATGGACACCCCTGCATGTCTCAGTAGTTTCCCCATCCTCTGGGTCAAGGGCAAACTGAGTTCATGGTGACTGAGGCTCTGATAGGAACCAACAACAACGAACATGTCGTCTACCCCAATACCTGCAAATCAAAGAGTAAAAGATCAGAAGATATTATGCACATTTCTTATGGCTTTAAAGCACCAGTACGGCAAAGTAAGCTCACAATGAAAAGTGCTACAGTGCATGTTTGGTAAGGAGAGAAAAGAATGATATAATTATCGCTTATCTGTATAATTTACCTGTAGTCTCATGTATAATATGCACCCCCAAAGTTGGGtgtaaaatgatgaaaaaaacccTGTTCCTATTTATAATATGcatccaaaaaaataaaaaataaattttcaatcaaGATTATTTGAAAAGTCATTgtactgaatgttttaataatgtaataaaagtgattaaaaataatatagtttGAAGATCCAAACCAGACaacaactaaaaaaaaaagatttaattgaTCAATTAGAGTCCAATTCTTTGATTGTTGTTAAtaaaacattatgaaaaaacGTTTGTATGACGTATATCCTCATTATCAAGTAGTACCAATGATTGGTCTATTTTTAACAGGCAGTAACATTTAATTGCCTTACCGGggaaagaaaataattcatatcAAATCATAATAATTGCTAATTTTCCTCCACTTGATTAACCTTTAAAGTCAAACAtgagacaggtgcatgcttaTGACACAGGGTATTGTTTATTAAACATTGATCAACTGccaagtcaacaggtggctggttacgtgTATGTAATGGCAAATACAGGTACACTGGCGAGAACTTGTTTGATGCAAGGAACAGTGGTCAGAGTGaatgaatatttaataaattgatgttataaaattaaagaataaggtatttctgacaaagtaagtttagtttaCACTCGTAAAACTTGCATGACACGCAACATCGGCAGTCTTGCTCCCGAGGTATCCTGAATCACGGCATTAAAAATTTGGGTAAAGTTTTGTTCTTCTGTATAACCGCACCCCCAACGTTTGATTAAATTTTGGCTGAAATACAGTGCATGTTATACACAAGAATTTACGGTAtctcaaatttatttaattcactTATTTACCAAATAAAAGAGAATACATAGTAAACACTCACATAATGTTTATTGTCCAATTAGAATGGAATGTATTAAAGACTTCTTTTAGGCCtgcctctctctctcctctctctgtctctctcttagTTTCCAAACTATTCTAGATGTCTAAGTGtatattaattcatttatttattgaaaaaatatactcACCAAGAAGTAAAAAAGGCAAAATGGAGTGAAGAGGTCCGTACTCCCATCCTGCAGCACTGGACAAGCCAAACGAGAACCCCAGGGACATTCCGATCACTATTATACCGGCCAGGGACAATCCCACCTGGTCAATAGCAGAGATTGACATTACATCAACTGTGTTATCTATGTTGTGTTTATTTAAATGCTAGACAAGGAATAAAACTGCAGTTTTAGAAGGACATCATTAAGGTACCTCTTAACGCACAGACATATACATCTTATGACACTGCGTCACAAGTTTGTATCTATCgatttgtttgattttgaacCACagatcatgagtttgaatccacCTTGGACTTTTGTTCacatttactgaattaaatttttttgccTATATGACTATGACGTGTATACTTCTTAACAATCATGCTATCAATCATAATCAAAGTTTCTGCGGATTTGAGAAACAacttcaaggtgtagtgagctaCCTTAATTGCGAGAGGTATTTGAGCCTTACAAAACTATTGTATCTTACCCTTTGTTCTACACAGTTGAGTCTTCCAAAGACGATAAACAGGTATATGATGACCAGGAGGTAGCCGACTGAGAGCAGATTGACGTCCTTACGTATGGTGTCCCCAGCTTCGTCACTACGGCTGTTATACAGAGAAAATGGACAATAAGTGTAAGgtacatataacatttttataaattaaattctacatgtacatatcttaaACTAAACATTTAATCACAACCCACTAATAAACCAACATGCACACATAAAAAATGCTACCTTATCTCCCCTCCACAACAAGCTGCACAGGCCgataagattttcaaaaatttctatTACActaggatttttttcttttcaagggAGACTACCAGACTACAAGTCCAACATACATCAATCACCACTGAATGTTACAGGCAGAGACACTCTCTTACCTCCTTGTGGCAAAATAATACGTCTTTTCAATGCCAGCAAATCGCTGTTCGGCTCTGTCCAAGGCCAGCTGTTCCCAAGCTTCGGCAATACTTTTGTCATCCGGCTAAAAAGAAGATGCAATCGTGTTTGTTGACTTCTTATTAAAGTTTTCTGAATAAAGTTATACttgagtatacatgtataactttcaAAACTATATgatcaaagaaagataactgtCTCTCTCATTTTGAAACGATTTTTAAGGGCTTGATGGTATTGGCCATTTTCAGACTGAATTGGTCTTCTTTATAAGAACAGCTCTAcataaaaataaaggaaaatacTCAAATAGAGAAGTTAAAACACATGGAATTTTGTCTTtactaaacaattgtttatctatacaaATCATATCTCAAAActttaggtagatctgatgtttaatttgttgaccCTCAAGCCGAGATTTCTTCAACATAAATCAACATTACAATGACctcagataaaaatattttattaataagtgTCAATAGAAATTATTGAGAAGGTGACACTTTAATAAAGGaaattaggaaaaaaaacatttcaaaggaATTGGATTTGATCTTAACTTCTGACTAAGAGTTTTAGTCTATGGTTGAAGAATAAAGGTATAGATCACTATAGCGTGCCCTCAAAGCTGAGCCCTAATAGAGATACCTTtcatatatagtgaagattgagggaaaataaaatataatttatttaaagctGTTCTAACAAAACAATacacaaattgaaataaacagtTATATTTGTTCCTTGGTAAATTTTAACCATAGCAAATTAAGGCAAATGAAATTATATGCTGAAACCATTGCCACCTACTGTATTGATGTAGAATGTCATTATGGCAGCCTCTGCTGAAGAAATTGTAGATCCAGAAATTGGATATCTCTCTCCCAAAACCTTCGTAGCCTCCCAGGGAGATTTGTACATAGGGCTGAAAGTAATATGTATAACCATATTCCTTTTGGCCAATTTGTAAATACATAGTTATAAAAGTATGTTattatgaattacatgtattcttatataaaaaatgttttacttatcTAAAATGgccatttcaaaacaaaaataatcttGTAAAATGTAATGGTACATATGtctcaaatgaaaaaaaaacaataagcagcttaaggtatccgatccatattagGACCTAATTTTTCTAACCTTGAATATTCATCATGTATTAGATACTCTGATTTTAATTCAAAGTATTTCAGAGTAGAAAaagatttatgaaaaattttcaaaaatattatttactaagcaataattaattaatgaagattaCTTTCAGGTCTATTGGAacaagcacattttttaaaatgttaaaaggaatactacgaatatcaataaatgctttggtggaaagatttatttaatcattaggAATGCAAAAACTAtcgaaaataaattttattacatagatttttttagaattaatttttatggCTTAAAAGCAAAGGTAGGCGACTCTTCAAGAAAAGGAAAAGGCAATTTGTTTGGACATTTTGCTATTACATACTGATacttaaacatgaaaattataTCCAAGCATGCTGTGTATTatacatattatgttatgcatccAGTTTCATTGAATCTACGTCTtttatggatcggataccttaacgGCTAgattaaatatattatacataaatcatataatatattggagaatgtgttttttttctatgcATACTACTGACAACCTCGCATTGTCGTAGAAATCAGTGTACATATACTTTCTACTTAAATCACTGGAGGTAATGGATTTCTGTTTTTATCTTCCATTTACCTGGTGGTTTCGTTGTTCACTGCTGTTTGTATTGTCGCGTCTGAGAGACCTGAGATGGTGCCATTATCATATGACCACAGCTCCAGTACACTGGTCACCAAGCAGTTTCCGCCAGACCTACAGTGGATGAATTCGTAACATGTTTACTGGCAATTCCTCATTCACTAATAGtgattattatactttcattttaaatactgaaatctgattggtttagatgcagttgataatccgttctattaccctcagcgttagcaacatacttagcaatgggtaacacaacgaattgttacatgcgcgtaaattatgtgtGTACGGTTCGTCGTAGAATTCACATaaagcagtaaaaaaatctctaaaattaagacattcagtataacaaaataaatagtgcctgtttgggaggataacagttgaaattgacacccctcgaaaaccactgTCAACCTCCACTTCGCGTTGGtcgacaatggtttcctcggggtgtcaatttcaactgttaccctcccaaacaggcactatttatataatgcgGAATTGCCAGTTTTTAGCATAGGCTTTGCTAATATCATAACATTTAGGTATCTTAGgtcaaatatatttcatttaatggAAAGAACTAATATATGCTATTAttttgcctgctgttcaatccatatTCATTTTATATACCCGGTACTTGTAtgtcctaaataaaaaaaatcttaaactaaATAACAGATAATTTTCCCATCAACATgatcaatacatgtatgactgAGCTAATCATCTACACTAGGAGGGACAAAAATCAATGGTCATTTGCACTGTGtatcttacatgtatcttgacAAATAATGCAGTTAATCATGTTGGGAAAAGGAATAGATTATGATATGAAGACCAGTATCTGCTGGTACCTGTACTTACATAAGGCAAATGGAGGAAAAGTTGGTAGAACCAGAGTTAATATTCATGATAGCATCATAGGCATTATAAAtctgaaaattaaatattggtATCAGAGTTTCACTTCTTACTTTTTAAATAAGGATTAATTGATATGGCAAATGAgaataacattttgaatttcgTACAAAATTTTTTTGACACAGTTTATAGGTATATACATCAATTATCTGATTTACCTTCTGTGTAGTAGTTGCACTCATGACATTACTTGAGACGAATATTAGGTAGAAAAACCTAGTTGTGGACGGATAGACACTTTCGACATATCTCTTATGGGCGAGGAAATCCGAGTCCGCTGGGACCCAGATCACACTATTGTCATTCGTCTCCGTAAAATTGACTCCTGCTCCAATACAGAAGAGGCCAGTAATGATGACCGAGATAAGAATAGTCTTCCATGGGTGTGTGCTCACAAAAACTCCAATCCTGAaagcaaaaatatcaaaataattgcaAATCACTTCCTGTTATACTTTTACTTTAAATTATATTAGATAAATGTTTTTCCCTACTATGAATTGGTTTAAAAGTTAAGAGTCTGACCTGTAATAATATTGTTCTGATTTATATCGTAAACGTCAGATTGCACAATGAAATACATGCATgccattaattaaaaattataaagataacATAATAATTAATACATACATATAACCAAATTTGCATTTTTGTTCACCCTTGAATTTCCCTCCCCCAACCCCACCCATTTCAAACCATCTTGTagcatttagaaataaaattgtgatatttatGATTAATTGTTCTTTTAATCCTATTATAACACACGCatgtaaacaagtaaacatCAGACCATAGCACTCTTACTTCTCGAACCCGGTTTCGAAGAACCAGATAATTTTATTGGCTATCCTCTGTAGAATATTTGGCTTCTTTTCATCATCCTTTGATGAGGGTACGCGCCCATTGCTGGATGCATGCCCATTCATCTCCGGCTTTTCAGGATGACCATTCATTCTGAAAGCACTCTCCTTTACAATTACCCTTTCTCTGATTCAGATCTCTCCCTGGTCCACACAGACTATCGCCCTGCTGTCGTTCACAAATGTCACTAAACTCCCTGTACGAATGCAGCGAATCCTGTCCGGGTACTAGAGTACTTTAGGGTAGTTTCGGGTAACGAATGTTTTTTCATAACCGTTAACAATCCGTCACgtgtattttggatttttaagTTGCATAACGAACAAAAGAACAACCCCTCACTTTAAACAGCCCAATCGTATATCCACACATAGCCACAGGTACAAAAGGTGGCCGTCGATCAATAATCCGTCACGTGTATCAACACGGTACGGGGTACATATACGTCCGGGTTATTTATAGCCCTCTCTGAATGGGTATCACTAATAACCGTAAAACCACTTGCTGTGCACAAGTGTGCCACACAGACTAGCTTCATTCGACACGAGAGaggagaaaaatgaaaattaaaaaatataaaaaaaaaaaaggggggaaacAATACAACTGTATcccaataaaaattttaattaggCCGAAGTTTCTCTATCTTGTGTTTTGTGCATGCATTTTAAATGAAGCCTAATGCAATATTCAGCAATGCATTACCCTTCATAAATAAGTATTCACTTTGTTGATTTATTCACATTCTTCAATTCTTCAAGtaaacaatcaaaataatttctaaaatatgcGTGTAATACAGTTTCATCTTA
Coding sequences within it:
- the LOC128166611 gene encoding patched domain-containing protein 3-like isoform X1; its protein translation is MNGHPEKPEMNGHASSNGRVPSSKDDEKKPNILQRIANKIIWFFETGFEKIGVFVSTHPWKTILISVIITGLFCIGAGVNFTETNDNSVIWVPADSDFLAHKRYVESVYPSTTRFFYLIFVSSNVMSATTTQKIYNAYDAIMNINSGSTNFSSICLMSGGNCLVTSVLELWSYDNGTISGLSDATIQTAVNNETTSPMYKSPWEATKVLGERYPISGSTISSAEAAIMTFYINTPDDKSIAEAWEQLALDRAEQRFAGIEKTYYFATRSRSDEAGDTIRKDVNLLSVGYLLVIIYLFIVFGRLNCVEQRVGLSLAGIIVIGMSLGFSFGLSSAAGWEYGPLHSILPFLLLGIGVDDMFVVVGSYQSLSHHELSLPLTQRMGKLLRHAGVSILVTSVTDILAFGIGATTTLPALKSFCIFSCLGILGLFSLSITFFLACFTLDIQRTEQGRNACICCYKHKPDYKPNKCSQRNNFNIFLRKYYSKLILKLPVKIVVVVISVGLLGLNIWGFVNLKQDYNDNWFFPSDSYAHEFNEMKDKYFPGGGAIGGVYCKNIDYHGSRSRFELLNTTLSSNQYITNGSVDSWFKSYTDWLDGSPAAASGKTTNNYPNSANDFADLLYTFVTTEVTGKRHARYIKFLNSTGTLDIGTTNIPYQHISFDTAAEEIVAMDSVVDLVKGIFSESECFPYARFYLQWQTNKVIKNELFRNLGLAAACVFVVTLVLIANLWTSLLVFSCVIMTLVDVAGIMHLWGLSINIVSCINLVIAIGLAVDYSAHIGHCFMTFVGDRNERVKATLVEMGNPVFSGGFSTFLAFILLAASKSYIFTTFFQIFFLVVIFGLFHGLVYLPVLLSWIGPSAYSTADRRYKGDDVDLDNNKSSSLQGHDNLAMKSTKSNGHHSVPIEPPPDYNNTDLPYIPPPDYTPPSQHKGMANGKAPQMHGKAHIANGRITPVSS